In a genomic window of Vulpes vulpes isolate BD-2025 chromosome 6, VulVul3, whole genome shotgun sequence:
- the ZBTB25 gene encoding zinc finger and BTB domain-containing protein 25 isoform X1 yields MREREAETGETGSIQGAGYGTRFWDSGITSCPEPKGDAQPLTHPGVVPQRATMDTASHSLVLLQQLNMQREFGFLCDCTVAIGDVYFKAHRAVLAAFSNYFKMIFIHQTSECIKIQPTDIQPDIFSYLLHIMYTGKGPKQIVDHSRLEEGIRFLHADYLSHIATEMNQVFSPETVQSSNLYGIQISTTQKTAVKPGLEVKEAPSNNSGNRAAVQGDHPQLQLSLAIGLDDGTAEQQRAHPAAQTLEEHQKPPVSIKQERCDPESVISQSHPSPSSEVTGPTFTESSIKIHLCHYCGERFDSRSNLRQHLHTHVSGSLPFGVPASILESNDLGEVHPLNENNEALECHRLSSFIVKENEQQPDRSNQGATEPLQISQVSLISKDTEPVELNCNFSFSRKRKISCSICGHKFLRKSQLLEHMYTHKGKAYRYNRCQRFGNALAQRFQPYCDSWSDVPLKGSRLSQEQLESSCALESELTQENVDTILVE; encoded by the exons atgagagagagagaggcagagacaggagaaacaggttccattcaaggagccggatatgggactcgattctgggactccgggatcacctcatgccctgagccaaaaggagatgctcaaccgctgacccacccaggtgtcgtTCCTCAAAG AGCCACAATGGACACAGCTAGCCATAGCCTTGTCCTTCTGCAGCAGCTGAACATGCAGCGAGAATTTGGTTTTCTGTGTGATTGCACAGTTGCCATTGGAGATGTTTACTTCAAAGCCCACAGAGCAGTGCTTGCTGCTTTTTCTAACTATTTCAAGATGATATTTATTCACCAAACAAG tgaATGCATAAAAATACAACCAACTGACATCCAGCCTGACATATTCAGCTATTTGTTGCACATTATGTACACGGGGAAAGGGCCAAAACAGATTGTGGATCACAGTCGTTTGGAGGAAGGGATTCGATTTCTTCACGCCGACTACCTTTCTCACATTGCCACTGAAATGAATCAAGTGTTCTCACCAGAGACTGTGCAGTCCTCAAATTTGTATGGCATTCAGATCTCAACGACCCAAAAAACAGCTGTCAAACCAGGGCTGGAGGTCAAAGAAGCTCCTTCCAATAACAGTGGAAACAGAGCTGCTGTCCAAGGTGACCACCCCCAGTTGCAGCTGTCTCTTGCTATTGGGCTGGATGATGGCACTGCAGAGCAGCAGAGGGCCCATCCTGCTGCCCAGACCCTGGAGGAGCACCAGAAACCCCCGGTGTCCATCAAGCAGGAGAGATGTGACCCAGAATCTGTGATCTCCCAGAGCCACCCCTCACCCTCATCAGAGGTGACAGGCCCCACTTTCACCGAAAGCAGTATCAAAATACACTTATGCCATTACTGTGGGGAACGTTTTGATTCCCGTAGTAACCTAAGACAACATCTCCATACCCATGTGTCTGGATCCCTCCCATTTGGTGTCCCTGCTTCCATTCTGGAAAGCAATGACCTTGGTGAAGTGCATCCACTTAATGAAAATAACGAGGCTCTTGAATGCCACAGGCTCAGCTCTTTCATTGTCAAGGAGAACGAGCAGCAGCCTGACCGCTCAAACCAGGGTGCTACAGAGCCTCTGCAGATCAGTCAAGTGTCTTTGATCTCCAAAGACACAGAGCCAGTAGAATTAAActgtaatttttccttttcaaggaaaagaaaaatcagctgTTCCATCTGTGGTCATAAATTTCTCCGAAAAAGCCAATTGCTAgaacacatgtatacacacaaagGTAAAGCTTACAGATACAACCGATGCCAAAGGTTTGGCAATGCGTTAGCCCAGAGATTTCAGCCGTATTGTGACAGTTGGTCTGATGTCCCCCTGAAAGGTTCTCGCTTGTCACAAGAACAGTTAGAGTCATCTTGTGCCTTAGAGTCAGAGCTCACACAAGAAAATGTGGACACTATCCTTGTGGAGTAG
- the ZBTB25 gene encoding zinc finger and BTB domain-containing protein 25 isoform X2 gives MDTASHSLVLLQQLNMQREFGFLCDCTVAIGDVYFKAHRAVLAAFSNYFKMIFIHQTSECIKIQPTDIQPDIFSYLLHIMYTGKGPKQIVDHSRLEEGIRFLHADYLSHIATEMNQVFSPETVQSSNLYGIQISTTQKTAVKPGLEVKEAPSNNSGNRAAVQGDHPQLQLSLAIGLDDGTAEQQRAHPAAQTLEEHQKPPVSIKQERCDPESVISQSHPSPSSEVTGPTFTESSIKIHLCHYCGERFDSRSNLRQHLHTHVSGSLPFGVPASILESNDLGEVHPLNENNEALECHRLSSFIVKENEQQPDRSNQGATEPLQISQVSLISKDTEPVELNCNFSFSRKRKISCSICGHKFLRKSQLLEHMYTHKGKAYRYNRCQRFGNALAQRFQPYCDSWSDVPLKGSRLSQEQLESSCALESELTQENVDTILVE, from the exons ATGGACACAGCTAGCCATAGCCTTGTCCTTCTGCAGCAGCTGAACATGCAGCGAGAATTTGGTTTTCTGTGTGATTGCACAGTTGCCATTGGAGATGTTTACTTCAAAGCCCACAGAGCAGTGCTTGCTGCTTTTTCTAACTATTTCAAGATGATATTTATTCACCAAACAAG tgaATGCATAAAAATACAACCAACTGACATCCAGCCTGACATATTCAGCTATTTGTTGCACATTATGTACACGGGGAAAGGGCCAAAACAGATTGTGGATCACAGTCGTTTGGAGGAAGGGATTCGATTTCTTCACGCCGACTACCTTTCTCACATTGCCACTGAAATGAATCAAGTGTTCTCACCAGAGACTGTGCAGTCCTCAAATTTGTATGGCATTCAGATCTCAACGACCCAAAAAACAGCTGTCAAACCAGGGCTGGAGGTCAAAGAAGCTCCTTCCAATAACAGTGGAAACAGAGCTGCTGTCCAAGGTGACCACCCCCAGTTGCAGCTGTCTCTTGCTATTGGGCTGGATGATGGCACTGCAGAGCAGCAGAGGGCCCATCCTGCTGCCCAGACCCTGGAGGAGCACCAGAAACCCCCGGTGTCCATCAAGCAGGAGAGATGTGACCCAGAATCTGTGATCTCCCAGAGCCACCCCTCACCCTCATCAGAGGTGACAGGCCCCACTTTCACCGAAAGCAGTATCAAAATACACTTATGCCATTACTGTGGGGAACGTTTTGATTCCCGTAGTAACCTAAGACAACATCTCCATACCCATGTGTCTGGATCCCTCCCATTTGGTGTCCCTGCTTCCATTCTGGAAAGCAATGACCTTGGTGAAGTGCATCCACTTAATGAAAATAACGAGGCTCTTGAATGCCACAGGCTCAGCTCTTTCATTGTCAAGGAGAACGAGCAGCAGCCTGACCGCTCAAACCAGGGTGCTACAGAGCCTCTGCAGATCAGTCAAGTGTCTTTGATCTCCAAAGACACAGAGCCAGTAGAATTAAActgtaatttttccttttcaaggaaaagaaaaatcagctgTTCCATCTGTGGTCATAAATTTCTCCGAAAAAGCCAATTGCTAgaacacatgtatacacacaaagGTAAAGCTTACAGATACAACCGATGCCAAAGGTTTGGCAATGCGTTAGCCCAGAGATTTCAGCCGTATTGTGACAGTTGGTCTGATGTCCCCCTGAAAGGTTCTCGCTTGTCACAAGAACAGTTAGAGTCATCTTGTGCCTTAGAGTCAGAGCTCACACAAGAAAATGTGGACACTATCCTTGTGGAGTAG